Genomic DNA from Nocardioides aquaticus:
TCGAACGCGACGAAGGGCTCGCCCCCGAGGTCCGCCCAGGTCACCGCCGGCCGGGTGGCCAGCGCGTGGCGCGCGGGCACCAGCAGGAAGTAGTCGTCCTCGGCGATGGTCACGGCCTGCAGCGCGGCCGGCAGGTCGTCGGCCACGGTGAGCGCCAGGTCGACCGCTCCGCTGAGCACCAGCGCGGTGACCTCGGCCGCCAACCCGTCACGCACCTCGACCGCCACGTCGGGTCGCGCCGCCCGGTAGGCCGCCAGCACCGGCGGCAGCAGGGTCGCGGCCAGGGACGGCAGGACGGCCACCGACACGGTCCCGCGCTCCCCCCGCAGGAAGCCCTCGAAGTGAGCCAGCGCCCGGTCGTGCTCGGCCAGCACCCCCGCGCGAGCAGGCAGAACTCCGCGCCCTCCCGGGTCGGCACCACCGAGCGGGTCGTGCGCTCGAAGAGCCGGACCCCGATCCGGCGCTCCACGTCCTGCACGGTCCGGCTGAGCGAGGACTGGGCCGTGTGCAGCCGGGCGGCGGCGGCGGAGTACCCCGACTCGTCCGCGACGGCGACCACGGCCCGGAGGTGACGGATCCCGACATCGATGCCCATGACGCATCAATCTATCGCGAACGGATGTTGGACCCGCACGTATGGCGGCCGTCACAGTGAGCGGGTCCTGCCCACCTGATCGGAGACACCGTGCTGACCTTCCTGGGGTTCCTCACCATCGGCGTGATCCTCGCCCTCCTGCTGACCAACCGCGTGGCCGCCGTCGTCGCCCTCGCCGGCGTCCCCGTCGTCACCGCCCTGGTGGCCGGCAACACCCCGGCCGAGATCGGCACCTACGTGTCCGAGGGCCTGGCCGGCGTGGTCGGGGTGACCGCCATGTTCGTCTTCGCGATCGCCTACTTCGGCGTGGTGCGCGACGCCGGCATGTTCGACCCGATCATCCGCCGGATCGTGGCCTTCGCCGGCGACGCCCCCGTGACGGTCTGCCTGGCCACGACCACGCTGGCGATGGCGGCGCACCTCGACGGCGCCGGGGCCACCACCTTCCTGATCACCATCCCCGCGATGATGCCGCTCTTCGACCGGCTCGGCATGAAGCGCCTCACGCTGACGGTCTGCGTCGGCATGGGCGCAGGCGTGATGAACCTGCTGCCCTGGGGAGGCCCGACCGCGCGGGCGTCCACCACCTCCGGGGTCGGGGTGAACGAGCTCTGGGTGCCCCTCATCCCCGCCCAGGTCGCCGGCATGCTCGGTGCGCTCGCCATCGCCTACTTCCTCGGCCGGCGCGAGACCAAGCGGCTCGCCGAGACGGCAGACGACCGGTCGCTCAGCACGGTGGGAGGCCCCGACGCCGCCTCCGGCGGCACCGGTGCGGCCGCACCCTCGGGCGACGACGCCCCGTCCGGCCCCGGGCACGAGCTCACCGAGGAGGAGGCGGCGCTGCGCCGTCCCCGCCTGTTCTGGTTCAACATCGCGCTGACCGCGCTCACCATCGCCGGCCTCGTCACGACGCTCGCGCCCCCGGAGCTGTTGTTCCTCGTCGCGCTCGTGGTGGCGCTCGTCGTCAACTACCCCGGCCTGAAGGAGCAGACGGCCCGCATCCAGGCGCACGCCGAGGGCGCGATGCTGATGGCCTCCACCCTCCTGGCGGCCGGGGCCTTCCTCGGGATCCTCGACGGCTCCGGCATGGTGACCGCGATGGCGACCAGCACCGCCGAGGTCGTGCCGGCCTCCTGGGCCCCGGGCCTGCCGCTGCTCGTCGGCGTGCTCGGCGTCCCGCTCAGCCTGCTCTTCGGCCCCGACGCCTACTACTTCGGCGTGCTGCCGGTGCTCCAGGGCCTGGGCGCCGAGTTCGGCGTCGCCAACGCCGACCTGGCCCGCGCCTCCCTGGTCGGCCAGGAGACCGTCGGGTTCCCGATCAGCCCGCTGACCGGCTCCTTCTTCCTCCTGGTCGGGCTGGCCGGCGTCGACATCGGGCGCCACATCCGCGCCCTGTTCGGCTGGGTCTGGCTGCTCAGCCTGGTCATGCTCGTCGTGGCCGTCGCCACCGGTGCCGTCCCGCTGTGGGCGTCGTGAGCGCGCGGCGTACCAGCGTCCGGCTCGGCGCCGGCGCGGGCTTCGCCGGCGACCGGCTCGACCCCGCGGTCGACCTGGCGGTGCGGGGCGAGCTGCAGTACCTGGTCTTCGAGTGCCTCGGCGAGCGCACCGTGGCCGAGGGCCACGCCCGCCGGCGCCGCGACCCCGCCCTGGGGTACGACCCCCTGCTGGAGCGACGGATGGCCGCGGTCCTCGCGCCGTGCCGCGCCTCGGGGACCCGGGTGGTGACCAACGCCGGCGCCGCGAACCCCGGCGCGGCCGGGGAGGCGGTCGCCGGCGTCGCACACGACCTGGGGCTGCGCGGCACGCGGATCGCGGTCGTCTCCGGCGACGACGTGCTGGACGCGGTACGGGCCGCCGACCCGGTCATCTGGGAGACCGGCGAACCGGTCTCGGCCGGCCCCCCGCTGATCTCGGCCAACGTCTACCTCGGCGCCGACCCGGTGGTGCACGCGTTGGAGCAGGGCGCCGACGTCGTCGTCACGGGGCGGCTGGCCGACCCCTCCCTCTACGTCGGGCCGCTGCGCCACGAGCTGGGCTGGGACCCGGAGGACGACCACCTCATGGGCGTGGCGACGATGACCGGCCACCTGCTGGAGTGCGCCGGTCAGCTGACCGGCGGCTACTTCGCCGACCCCCTGACCAAACCGGTCCCCGGACTGGCCCGCCTGGGGTTCCCGTACGCCGATGTCAGCGCGACCGGCGAGGTGCACCTGGGCAAGCTGACCGGCACCGGCGGCCGCCTCGACGCCCGCACCTGCGCCGAGCAGCTGCTCTACGAGGTCGACGACCCCGGGGGCTACCTGACCCCGGACGTCACCGCCGACTTCACCGGCGTCACCTTCACCGAGACCGGCCCCGACCGGGTGCGGGCCGCCGGCGCGACCGGCCGGACCCGGCCGGACCAGCTGAAGGTCACCCTGGGCCAGGACGGCGGCTGGCTGGGCGAGGGGCAGATCTCGTACGCCGGTCCGCGGGCGCTCCAGCGCGCCGAGCTGGCCGCCGAGGTCGTCCTCGAGCGGCTGGTCGCCGTGCACGGCCTGCCCCCGAGCGCCGCGGAGGTCGAGCTCATCGGCACCGGCGCCGCGTTCCGCGGCCTCGCCGCCCCCGCCGTCGACCCGCCGGAGGTGAGGCTGCGCGTGGCCGCGCGCGTGGCGAGCGAGGTGGCCGCCCACGCCGTCGGCTGGGAGGTCGAGGCGCTCTACACCAACGGTCCCGCGGGCGGTGGCGGCGCGCGTACCGGCGCCCGGCCCCTGGTCGCGGTGCGGTCCTGCCTGATCCCCCGCGACCTGGTCAGCACCGGCGTCGACATCATCGAGGTGGCCTGACATGAGAGTGGACGACGTGGCCGACGTGCGCGCCGGCGACAAGGGCGACACCCTGATCCTGGCGGTGCTGCCGCGCGACGCCGCAGGCTGGGACGTGGTCCGTGACCGGCTCACCGCGGCGCGGGTCGCCGAGCACTTCGGCGCGGGGGTGCGGGGCGAGGTGCTGAGGCGCGAGCTCCCGCACCTGCCCGGACTGGTCTTCCGTGTCCCCGGGGTGCTGACCGGCGGCGTCACCGGTGCGGTCACGCTGGACGGCCACGGCAAGACGCTGAGCTACCACCTGCTCGCCCTCGAGCTCGGCGACTGACCGACCGGACGAGGAGCGCCCGCCCGTGGGACGACGTTCCTGATAGTCGGCTGAGATTGCGCGGGGGACCAAGCGCTCGGCGGCGCCGCGCCGAACTAGGGGTGCAGCAACGCCCACGGGGGTCTCCCGAGCTGGGCGCTTCCTTATGAAGGGCTCCACCATGCGCTCCACCACGTTCTCCACCCGTACCCGCCGCGGCCTCGCCGCTCTCGCCACCGTCGGCCTCCTCGCCGGCCCGCTCGCCGCGTGCAGCAGCGACAGCGAGGCAGCAGCGCCCGCCTCGTCGAGCTCCGCGAGCTCGTCGTCCAGCGAGGCCCAGACCCCGCCTCAGCCGGTCGCCGCGATCGACGCGCTCACCGGCCAGGACACCAAGATCGCCCTGGACAAGGGCTTCGTCGACGCCCTCACCCAGCTCAAGCTGACCCCGGGCGTCACCGGGGACGCCAAGCTGACCGACGGCTCGCTGGTCTTCCCGATCACCGGCGGCAACGTCACCGTCTTCGAGCCCGGCCAGGTCTCGCCCTACGTCATCGGCCAGGTCCAGCACGAGGGCTCCGGCCTCTCGCTCTCCGCCGGCGGCACCACCGTCGAGCTGACCAACCTCAACGTCGACCCGGGCGTCTCGCGGGTCTACGGCGACGTGACCGTCAACGGCGAGGTCGCGGTGACCAGCGCGTACCTGTTCAAGCTCGACGGCAGCACCCTGAAGCCCCTTCAGACCCAGGGCAACAAGGCGATCCTGCAGGGCACCGAGGTCCAGATCTCCGACGTCGCCGCCCCGCTGCTCAACGACACCTTCGGCACGGACGCCGTCAAGCCCGGCCTGCTGGTCGGCATCGCCACCATCACCGTCAACACCAAGTAGGGGCCCGGGACCACCACCCGACGGCACCTCCCCCGAGCAGTCGTCGCACCGAAGGCCTTGGTGCGGCGGCGAGGGGCTCCGGCCGATCCTGTTCCTACGCAGCGACCGGGGCCCCGCCCCGAGAGGACGAGTTCTCGCCATGACCTCCATCCCGACCGAGTCCGCCGTCCGATCCGGCACCGTGCCCGGCACCGTGCCCGGCACCGACGGCGACGGCGTGCACCACTTCGAGGCCGACCTGACCTTCGGCGGGTGCCGTGACCCGCGCTGCCCGACCGGCTCGGTCGAGCCCACCGTCGACATGTCCTGACCGGCCTGTCGGGCCGGCCTAGAGGCTCGTCGCCACGCGTACGAACGCGGCGAGGACGGTCGACCGGCTCTGGCGCGGCCAGGCGATCAGGGTGGCGGCGCGCGGTGCGTCGACGAGCGGTACTGCGACCACGCCCCCGCCGAGCTGGGCCCGGGCGGAGTCCGGGACGGTGAGGTAGGTCCGCCCCAGGGCGATCAGCTGGAGCAGCTGGGTGTGGTCGCGGACCGCCGGCCCCGGCCCGTCGGGGTAGGTCCCGTCGCGACGAGGCCACCGGGGCGCGGGCAGATCCGCCAGGTCCTCCAGGTCGGCGAGCCGGAGGTCGACGCGGGTGCTCAGCGGGTGCCCCGCCGGCAGCAGCACCACCTGCTCCTCCGACAGCAGCACCTCGGTGTCCAGCCCGGTGGTGTCGTCGTACGGCAGGTGCAGGACGGCGACGTCGGCCCGGCCGTCGCGCAGCGTCCGCTCCTGCTCCCCCGGTCCGCACAACAGCACCTCGACCGGCACCGCGCCCGGTTCGGCGGCGTACCGGTCCAGCAGCTTGGCCACCACCTCGTTGGCGGCACCGGCCTTCGACGCCAGCACCAGGCCGGCCCGTCCCTCCGGGGCCGCCGCGGCCCGACGGGTACGTCGCTCGGCCGCCGCCACCGCGTCGAGGACCGCGCGGGCCTCGGCCAGGAGCACCTCGCCGGCCGCGGTGAGCGAGACCGTACGGCTGGTCCGCTGCAGCAACGTCGCCCCGAGCCGCCGCTCCAGCTGGCTGATCGCGCGCGACAACGGCGGCTGCGCCATCCCGAGCCGCTCGGCGGCGCGGCCGAAGTGCAGCTCCTCCGCCACCGCGACGAAGTACCTCAGCTCCCGCGTCTCCACCGTCGACCACCTCCGCTCGCGACTCTGATACCGACAGGGTATCGCCGCCCACCCAGGCGGTGTTGGAGCCGGCCGGGACGCGGAGCGAGCATCGGCCCCATGACACAGACGAACGAGCAGACCCACGAGCAGGCCGACGGACGGACCAGGATCGCGCTGGTCACCGGCGCCAACAAGGGCATCGGGTACGCGATCGCGCGGGGGTTGGCGGCGGAGGGCTTCCGGGTCGGAGTCGGCGCCCGCGACGACGGTCGCCGCGACGCCGCCGTCGCCGCGCTGCGGGACTCGGGTGCGGACGTGTTCGGCGTTCCGCTCGACGTGACCGACGACGACAGCGTCCGGGCGGCCGCCGCGCGCCTCGAGCAGCTCGGCGGCCTCGACGTCCTGGTCAACAACGCCGCCATCACCGGTGGGATGCCGCAGGCGCCCACCCAGGTCGACCTCGACACGATCCGCACGGTGCTCGAGACCAACGTCCTCGGCGTCATGCGCGTCACCAACGCGGTGCTGCCCCTGCTGCGCCGCGCTCCCTCGCCGCGCATCGTGAACGTGTCCAGCGGGGTCGGGTCCCTGACCCGGCAGTCCGCCGCCACCGACGAGCTCTCCGTCGGCCCGGTCTCGGCGGCCTACTCGGCGTCGAAGACCTTCCTGAACGCGGTGATGCTCCAGTACGTCCGCGAGCTCGCCGGCACGGGCATCCTGGTCAACGCCGCCTGCCCGGGATTCGTCGCCACCGACCTCAACGGGTTCCGGGGGACCCGGACCCCCGAGCAGGGCGCCGCCACCGCCATCCGGCTGGCGTCGCTGCCCGATGACGGACCCACCGGCGGCTTCTTCGAGGACGCCGGGACGATCCCGTGGTGACGCTGTCCTGACCGCACCGTGGTGGGGCTGTGACCCGGCCTGAGGGGTCTTTGGTCCCGAGGAGGCCCGCCGTTCCTCCCCGACATGGGGGAGCCCCACGACAGGGGCCCGTCGCGCACGTACTGTCGCGAACGCGGCGGCGGAACACGATGGCCAACTGGAACCACCCGGTCTCCGACCATCTCCCGCCCGCCGTCGTCCCCACCGGGTCGGACAACCTCAGACGGAGGCGCGATGAGCGCTCCCCCAGTCCCCGCCCCGCTCCTGCTCGGCCAGATCGTCGAGGTCTCCGCTGACGCGATCTTCAGCGAGGACCTGACCGGCGTCATCACCAGCTGGAACGCCGCCGCCGAGCGCATCTACGGCTGCTCGCGCACCGTCATGCTCGGCCGTTCCGCCCAGGACCTGCTCCCGGCGGAGACCACCCGTCAGCTGCAGGCCGTCCACGCCCTCGCCCTCACCGGCGAACGGGTCGAACGGTTCGACACCTGGCACCGGCGTCCCGACGGTCGCCGGATCGCGGTCTCGCTGACCGTCTCCCCCCTGCGCGGGTCCGACGGCCTGGTGGTCGGGCTCGCCACGAGCGTCCAGGACGTCTCCGACCGCGTGCAGCTGACCGCCGAGCTCGCCACGCTGCGGCGTACCCAGGAGCGGGCCAACGTCGCGCTGGCCCGCTCCAACCGGGACCTGGAGCAGTTCGCCTACGTCGCCTCCCACGACCTGTCCGAGCCGCTGCGCGCGATGGCGGGCTTCGTCCAGGTGCTGGAGAAGCGCTACTCCCCCGTCCTCGACGAGCGCGGGCTGCGCTACATCGCCCACGTCGTCGACGGTGCCGCGCGGATGCGTGCCCTCATCGACGACCTGCTCGAGTACTCCCGCTACCTGCTCGTCGAGCCCGCCGAGTCCCGCGTCGACACCGCGGCCACCGCGCGGCAGGTGGTCACCGCCCTCGTCGCCGCCGACGCCGACGTGGACGTGGAGGTCGGCGCCCTGCCGGACGTCTCCTACGACGAGGCGTCGGTACGCGCGGTGCTGAGCAACCTGATCAGCAACGCGGTCAAGTTCCACCGCCCCGACACCGTCGCCCACGTCGAGGTCACCGGACGGCTCGAGGACGGGCGGGTCCTGCTGTACGTCGACGACGACGGCATCGGGATCGACGACGACTACCGCGAGCGGGTCTTCACGATGTTCACCCGCCTCCACGTCCGCGAGGCCTACTCCGGCACCGGGATCGGCCTGGCCATCGTCCAGCAGGTCGCCGAGCGCTCGGACGGCGCGGCCTGGGTCGAGACCTCGCACCTCGGCGGCAGCCGCTTCTGCGTCTCCCTGCCCGCGGCGGACCCACCGACCGCAGGCGACGCCCAGGAGGCGACCCGATGACCAGCACCGCGGCCCCTATGCAGATCCTCCTCGTCGAGGACAGCCTCGCCGACATCGACATGACCCTGGACGCCCTCACCGACGCGACGGTGGCCAACGAGGTGACCGTGATCCGCGACGGCGCCGCCGCGCTCGCGCACCTGCGCGCCCACCTCGACGACGCCCCCGACCTGGTCATCCTGGACCTGAACCTGCCCTGCCTGTCCGGGCACGAGGTGCTCGAGGCGATGCAGACCGACGAGGTGCTGCATCGGATCCCGGTCGCGGTCCTCACCACCTCGGCGGCGGAGTCCGACGTGTCGAGGACCTACGACCTCGGCGCCAACTGCTTCCTGACCAAACCGGTCGACCTCGACCAGTTCGTGCACGTCGTCCGGTCGATCGACGACTTCTGGCTCGGCCTCGTGAGGTTGCCGTCGTGACGTCCGTGGCGGAGCGGTCCGCCCGCGACCACCGCTCGGGCGGCGTGGTCGCGCTGGACCACGACACCCGGTTGAGGTTCCTGCTCATCGAGGACTCCCCCAGCGACCGCGAGCTGGTCCAGACGCTGCTCGAGGACGAGTTCGCCAACGGCGACATCGACGTCGCCCGCGACCTCGGCCGGGCGATGGCGCTGATCGCGGTCACCGAGTACGACCTGATCCTCGCCGACCTGACCCTGCCGGACGCGGACGGCGGGACCGTCGTACGGACCATGCGCGAGGCGTGCCCGCAGACCGCGCTGATGGTCCTCACCGGCCGCAACGACGGCACGCTGGCGCTGTGGGCGCTGGCCGAGGGCGCGCAGGACTACCTGGTCAAGGGCGAGCACGACGGGCCCCGGCTGGCCGACGCACTGCTGCGCGGGCTCCAGCGCAGCCGCGCCGAGAAGCTGACCAACGAGCTGCTGGTCGCGGCGCTGCGGCAGGAACGTCGGAGCGCGGAGCAGCTGCGCGAGCTCAACCGCGCCACCGACGAGTTCGTCGCGACGGTGAGCCACGAGCTGCGTACGCCCCTGGCCAGCATCTCCGGCTACGCCGAGGTGCTGCAGGACGAGGAGTCCTTGACCGAGTCCCAGCACGCCTGGGTGGACGCGATCGCGCGCAACGCCGGCCGACTGACCTCGCTCACCTACGACCTGCTGCTGCTCTCCGGGTTCAACAGCGGCGAGGTGCAGATGGAGGACGAGGAGGTCGACCTCCGCGACGTGGTGACCCAGGTCCGCGACATGGTCGGCACCCTCGCCGCCGGGCTGCGGCTCGACGTCTCCTTCGACCTGCCCGACACCCCGGTGCTCGTCCGCGGCGACACCGGGCAGCTCGAGCGGGTGGTGCTCAACCTGGCCGGCAACGCCATCAAGTTCAGCGAGGCCGGCGGCTCCGTCGTCTGCGGGGTCTCCGAGGACGACACGCACGCGGTGCTCGAGGTGACCGACACCGGGATGGGCATCCCCGAGGACGAGCTCGAGGCGCTGTTCACCCGCTTCTTCCGCGGGTCCTCCGCCCGCCGGCGCGCGATCCAGGGCACCGGGCTGGGGCTGCACATCGTGGCCACGATCGTGGACAACCACGGGGGGCGGGTGGGCGTACGGTCCGTCGTCGGCGAGGGCACCCGCTTCACCGTCCACCTGCCGCGCCTCGGGTGACCCGCGCGGGCCGCCGTCAGGACCGCAGCACCTTCTCCATCGCCTTGCCCCTGGCCAGCTCGTCGACGAGCTTGTCCAGGTAGCGGATCTTCTGCATCAGCGGGTCCTCGACGTCCTCGACCCGCACCCCGCAGACCACGCCGGTGACCTTGTCCACGTCCGGGTTGAGCGTGGCCTGGTCGAAGAAGTCCGCGAACGTCGTGCCGGCCTCGAGGTGGGCGGCCAGGGCGGCCTCGTCGAAGCCGGTGAGCCACGCGATGACCTGGTCGACCTCGGCCTGGGTGCGCCCCTTGCGCTCGGCCTTCGCGACGTAGTGCGGGTAGACCGAGGCGACGCTGGTGGTGAAGATGCGGTGCATCCTCGGCAGGTTAGCGGGCGGGGGCGGAGTCGTGGGTCGTCCGACGCGCTCCAGCGCGTCATCCGACCCACGACCCCCGTCCGGTGGCTACCTCAGGGCGTGGGCACCCGGAACGTCCCCGCCGGCAGGTCGCCGCTGCCGATGGTGTTGTCCTCGAGGTAGCGCGCGAGCCAGGGCGACTCGGCGCCCTGCGTGGCGACGTCGTCGGCGGTCGACTGGGTCGACAGCCGCACGGTCGCGTCCCTCACCGTCACGACCCGCCCGCTGGGCAGGGGGCGCCAGCTGCCGCCGGTGATGGTGCCGACGCCGATGGCCATCCGGTGGCCCTGCGCCAGCGTCCAGTCCATGCCCTTGAGGTCGAAGGCACGGCCCCGGGCACCCAGCTCGGCGACGTTCTCGTTGATCAGGGTGGCGGTCTGCGCCTCCGGGTCGACGTCCCACATCGTGACGTGGACCTGGCCCTCGCCCCGGGTCGTCAGCGTGACCCGCGGCGTCCCGGTGACCCGGGTCTCCTGGCGGACCGGTCGCGACCAGGTCTGGTACGACGTGGGGAGCAGGCCGGCCACAGACAGCTCGGCGTCGGCGCGCTCGGCGGCGGTGCCCAGCGAGCTGCGGACCTGCTGGTCGACGTCGCCGTCCCGGCGCTCCACGGTCGTCGGCGGGACCTGCAGCTCAGCCACCCGCCGGGCCTGGGCCGCGCTGAGGCCGGTGCCGGTGGCGTCGCCGCGGCGTACGGCCGCCTCGACCGGGCCGGCGTCGACGTACCGGCCGGAACCGATCGAGACGGCCCTCGTGGTGTCGGCGACCGGCCAGGTGCGCTGGGCGCGCCACTGACCGACGTTGTCCTGGATCGCGAACGCCGGGTCCTTCGCCGAGCGGATCCCCTTGAGGTGGCGGTCGTAGAAGCGGCCGACCTCGGCGAAGAACCCGGACCTGCCCTGGGACAGCTCTCCGGTGCGCGGGTCGACCTCGTTGCCGCGCACGTGCTCCCACGGCCCGAGCCAGCCGCGCGTCGGCCCGACGTGGTTGCGCAGGTACTGCTCCATCTGCTCGGGCTTGGTGTTGCTCTCGGTGAACCCCTGGGTCACGAACAGCGGCGTCCGCGCGCCCGTGGCCTTGGCGGCCTGGTTGCGCAGCGCCCAGTACGGGTCCCGCTGGCTGGTGTTGCTCACGTTGTCGCGCAGGTTGCGTGCCAGGCACTCGGGGTGCTGCTGCTCGTAGGCC
This window encodes:
- a CDS encoding CitMHS family transporter; this translates as MLTFLGFLTIGVILALLLTNRVAAVVALAGVPVVTALVAGNTPAEIGTYVSEGLAGVVGVTAMFVFAIAYFGVVRDAGMFDPIIRRIVAFAGDAPVTVCLATTTLAMAAHLDGAGATTFLITIPAMMPLFDRLGMKRLTLTVCVGMGAGVMNLLPWGGPTARASTTSGVGVNELWVPLIPAQVAGMLGALAIAYFLGRRETKRLAETADDRSLSTVGGPDAASGGTGAAAPSGDDAPSGPGHELTEEEAALRRPRLFWFNIALTALTIAGLVTTLAPPELLFLVALVVALVVNYPGLKEQTARIQAHAEGAMLMASTLLAAGAFLGILDGSGMVTAMATSTAEVVPASWAPGLPLLVGVLGVPLSLLFGPDAYYFGVLPVLQGLGAEFGVANADLARASLVGQETVGFPISPLTGSFFLLVGLAGVDIGRHIRALFGWVWLLSLVMLVVAVATGAVPLWAS
- a CDS encoding acyclic terpene utilization AtuA family protein encodes the protein MGVVSARRTSVRLGAGAGFAGDRLDPAVDLAVRGELQYLVFECLGERTVAEGHARRRRDPALGYDPLLERRMAAVLAPCRASGTRVVTNAGAANPGAAGEAVAGVAHDLGLRGTRIAVVSGDDVLDAVRAADPVIWETGEPVSAGPPLISANVYLGADPVVHALEQGADVVVTGRLADPSLYVGPLRHELGWDPEDDHLMGVATMTGHLLECAGQLTGGYFADPLTKPVPGLARLGFPYADVSATGEVHLGKLTGTGGRLDARTCAEQLLYEVDDPGGYLTPDVTADFTGVTFTETGPDRVRAAGATGRTRPDQLKVTLGQDGGWLGEGQISYAGPRALQRAELAAEVVLERLVAVHGLPPSAAEVELIGTGAAFRGLAAPAVDPPEVRLRVAARVASEVAAHAVGWEVEALYTNGPAGGGGARTGARPLVAVRSCLIPRDLVSTGVDIIEVA
- a CDS encoding LysR family transcriptional regulator; translated protein: METRELRYFVAVAEELHFGRAAERLGMAQPPLSRAISQLERRLGATLLQRTSRTVSLTAAGEVLLAEARAVLDAVAAAERRTRRAAAAPEGRAGLVLASKAGAANEVVAKLLDRYAAEPGAVPVEVLLCGPGEQERTLRDGRADVAVLHLPYDDTTGLDTEVLLSEEQVVLLPAGHPLSTRVDLRLADLEDLADLPAPRWPRRDGTYPDGPGPAVRDHTQLLQLIALGRTYLTVPDSARAQLGGGVVAVPLVDAPRAATLIAWPRQSRSTVLAAFVRVATSL
- a CDS encoding SDR family oxidoreductase — translated: MTQTNEQTHEQADGRTRIALVTGANKGIGYAIARGLAAEGFRVGVGARDDGRRDAAVAALRDSGADVFGVPLDVTDDDSVRAAAARLEQLGGLDVLVNNAAITGGMPQAPTQVDLDTIRTVLETNVLGVMRVTNAVLPLLRRAPSPRIVNVSSGVGSLTRQSAATDELSVGPVSAAYSASKTFLNAVMLQYVRELAGTGILVNAACPGFVATDLNGFRGTRTPEQGAATAIRLASLPDDGPTGGFFEDAGTIPW
- a CDS encoding sensor histidine kinase; its protein translation is MSAPPVPAPLLLGQIVEVSADAIFSEDLTGVITSWNAAAERIYGCSRTVMLGRSAQDLLPAETTRQLQAVHALALTGERVERFDTWHRRPDGRRIAVSLTVSPLRGSDGLVVGLATSVQDVSDRVQLTAELATLRRTQERANVALARSNRDLEQFAYVASHDLSEPLRAMAGFVQVLEKRYSPVLDERGLRYIAHVVDGAARMRALIDDLLEYSRYLLVEPAESRVDTAATARQVVTALVAADADVDVEVGALPDVSYDEASVRAVLSNLISNAVKFHRPDTVAHVEVTGRLEDGRVLLYVDDDGIGIDDDYRERVFTMFTRLHVREAYSGTGIGLAIVQQVAERSDGAAWVETSHLGGSRFCVSLPAADPPTAGDAQEATR
- a CDS encoding response regulator, which encodes MTSTAAPMQILLVEDSLADIDMTLDALTDATVANEVTVIRDGAAALAHLRAHLDDAPDLVILDLNLPCLSGHEVLEAMQTDEVLHRIPVAVLTTSAAESDVSRTYDLGANCFLTKPVDLDQFVHVVRSIDDFWLGLVRLPS
- a CDS encoding sensor histidine kinase, with the protein product MTSVAERSARDHRSGGVVALDHDTRLRFLLIEDSPSDRELVQTLLEDEFANGDIDVARDLGRAMALIAVTEYDLILADLTLPDADGGTVVRTMREACPQTALMVLTGRNDGTLALWALAEGAQDYLVKGEHDGPRLADALLRGLQRSRAEKLTNELLVAALRQERRSAEQLRELNRATDEFVATVSHELRTPLASISGYAEVLQDEESLTESQHAWVDAIARNAGRLTSLTYDLLLLSGFNSGEVQMEDEEVDLRDVVTQVRDMVGTLAAGLRLDVSFDLPDTPVLVRGDTGQLERVVLNLAGNAIKFSEAGGSVVCGVSEDDTHAVLEVTDTGMGIPEDELEALFTRFFRGSSARRRAIQGTGLGLHIVATIVDNHGGRVGVRSVVGEGTRFTVHLPRLG
- a CDS encoding DUF2200 domain-containing protein, whose protein sequence is MHRIFTTSVASVYPHYVAKAERKGRTQAEVDQVIAWLTGFDEAALAAHLEAGTTFADFFDQATLNPDVDKVTGVVCGVRVEDVEDPLMQKIRYLDKLVDELARGKAMEKVLRS
- a CDS encoding CocE/NonD family hydrolase, which codes for MKRALIRTSVVAAALGASALTSPTSAAPAAPAAAAPAAPAAGSIADGVTNDENPGVPVGASWTEHYFRAAQAGSPTTVTLHADVLRPEGLAPTEKTPVILSVGPYFNHAGQTGQETDEVQPSSRFDDLIDGASLMERGYTVVLVDNRGFGASTGCLDWMGAGEQADVRKAVRWSASRPWSTGKVGMYGKSYDAVTGLWGADLDPRGLEAVVAQEPLWNMYPYLYSNDVPRGNQTGTPLAYNSIASLGGTSGDTDRYNQAAAYEQQHPECLARNLRDNVSNTSQRDPYWALRNQAAKATGARTPLFVTQGFTESNTKPEQMEQYLRNHVGPTRGWLGPWEHVRGNEVDPRTGELSQGRSGFFAEVGRFYDRHLKGIRSAKDPAFAIQDNVGQWRAQRTWPVADTTRAVSIGSGRYVDAGPVEAAVRRGDATGTGLSAAQARRVAELQVPPTTVERRDGDVDQQVRSSLGTAAERADAELSVAGLLPTSYQTWSRPVRQETRVTGTPRVTLTTRGEGQVHVTMWDVDPEAQTATLINENVAELGARGRAFDLKGMDWTLAQGHRMAIGVGTITGGSWRPLPSGRVVTVRDATVRLSTQSTADDVATQGAESPWLARYLEDNTIGSGDLPAGTFRVPTP